The Thermoplasmata archaeon genomic interval CGCCCTTTCCGCCCAGCGTGAACGCGACCCGGACCATGATCGGGTAGCCGATCTGATCGGCCGCGTCCACTGCCTCCTCCACCGCGTACACCGCACGGCTCGGAAGCGTGGGAACACGCGCCTTCGTCATGGCGCGCACGAACTTGGCCCGGTCCTCGGTCGCGCGGATACCGGCGAGTGGAGTTCCGAGCACGCGCGTGTGGGTACGGTGCAGCGCGCCCCGGTCGGACAGGCCGATCCCGCAGTTGAGCGCGGTCTGACCGCCGAAGGATAGCAGGATCCCCTCGGGGCGTTCGGCGTCGAGGATCGGCTCGACGAACTCCGGGACGAGCGGCTGGAAGTACACTCGGCCGAGCTTCGGAGAATCCGTCTGCAGGGTCGCGATGTTCGGGTTGATGACGATGGTGTAGATCCCCTCCTCCTCGAGGGCTTTGAGGCACTGGCTGCCGGAGTAGTCGAACTCTCCGGCCTCGCCGATCTTCAACGCTCCCGAGCCGAGGAGCACCACCTTGGAGGGCAACGATCGGGTCACGCGCGTCGCTTCACCTTTCCTACGAACTGGTCGAAGACGAACCCGGCCTCTTGGGGCCCGGGGTGGCCCTCGGGGTGGCCCTGGAGCGCGAAGGTATTTCCGCGGGGATCCCGCAGCCCTTCGAGGGTCCCATCGTCCGGGTTCATCCCCCACGCCCGCAGTCCGCTCGGTTTGAACGACTTCGGATCGACGGCGTAGCCGTGATTCTCGCTGACGATGAGCGCGCGTCCATCGGGGAAGACGATCGTCTTGTTCTGGCCCCGATGGCCGAACTTCATCTTGTAGGTGCTCGCGCCCCGGGCGAGCGCGATCAGCTGTAGGCCGAGGCAGATGCCCAGCGTCGGCAGCGCACGCGTGGACGGCCGACGCAGCTCCTCCACCGTTCGGGCGAGCTGTTCCGGGTCCCCCGGACCGTTCCCGACGAGCAGCCCGGAGACGCGACGACCTTCGAAGCGCGCCGGCACTTCGTGATCGTACGGCAGCCTCAGCACCGAGGTCCCACGCTCGATGAGGGCGCGAAGGATGCTGGTCTTGATGCCGCAATCGAGCACGGCGACGAGCGGACCGCGCCCCCCTCCGAGGATCTCCGGGGCTCGCGGGCTCACGGCGCCCATGTACTTCTCATCGGCATAGGAAGGAGCCTGCGCGATCTCACGGAGGAGCTCCTCCGAGCTCGGACGGTCCTCCGGCGGGCCGACGTCGATGATCCCGCGCACGACGCCCTCCGTGCGTAGGTGCTCGGTGAGGCGGCGTGTATCGATGCCGCAGACCCCGGGCACTCCTTCCTCTTCGAGCCACGATGGTAGCGTCCCGACACTCTCCCAGTGGTGCGGGGCCGTGAGGCCCCGCGCGATCATCCCGCGCACCTGGATCGAGGAGGACTCGAAACCGACCGGGAGGCCGTTCGAATCCACCACCCCTCGTCGCGGGACGCCGTAGTTCCCGAGGAGCGGATAGGTGAAGGTGAGGATCTGTCCGCGGAAGGACGGATCCGTGAGCGTCTCGGGATATCCGACCATGCCGGTCGTGAATACCACCTCACCGACGTGGCGCGCTCGCGCACCGAAGCCGACGCCGTCGAAACGGCTTCCGTCCTCGAGAAATAGAGTCCCCCCCAGAGCGCTCTCCGGCTCCGCCGGCGGCACGGACGTGTGGAACCCGAGCCCGACCAGGTGGTCGTCTGGGCTTAAGATTTACGCGGACCGGAGCGGCCCGAGCCGGCTCTCCCGCGACGGGCTAATGACCCCGGGTTCGTAGGGCCGACGATGTTCGTTGACACCATCCCGGACTCCCCCATCCTCACATTGATGGAGCGCATCTTCCGGATGCGGGCCGCGGGGGAGACCGTAATCGGCTTGCACATCGGCGAGCCGGACTTCGATACCCCACCGGGGATCCGCGCCGCGGCGACTCGCGCGCTCGAAGAGGGGCAGACCCATTACGGATCCTCGCAGGGGACTCCCGAGCTCCGCAGCGCGATTGCCGAGCGACTCGCGCGCCGACACCACATCCCCGCTCGCGCGGAGGACGTGGTGATCATGCCGTCGAAGTTCGCGATCTACGCGACGATCCTCGCGACCACCTCTCCCGGGGACGAGGTCCTCATCCCGAACCCGACCTACCTGTTCGAGCAGGCCGTGCGCCTCGCCGGCGCCACGCCGGTGTTCGTTCCCCTGCGAGAGAACTACGGGCTCGATCCCGCGATCCTCGAGGCGGCGGTGACCCCTCGGACCCGGCTCATCATCTACGCCACCCCGGGGAATCCCACGGGGCATCTCATGGACCGGCACGATCTCCAGGCGACGATCGAGATCGCGCGAAAGCACCAGCTCATCCTCGCGAGCGACGAGACGTACGAGTCGCTGGTCTACGACGGAACGCACATCGCGAGCGCCGCGCTCGCCTACGGGGCCGAGCGGGTCGTCACGCTGGGAAGCTTCTCCAAGACGTTCGCCATGACCGGCTGGCGCGCCGGGTACGCGGTCGCACCGCCCCCGGTCCGCGCGAGGCTGGTGAAGGTAATGGAACACACCCTGACCTGCATCCCCCCGTTCGTCCAGGAGGGGTGCCGATGGGCGCTGGAGCACACCGAGCCGGAGGCCGAGCGCTTCCGCGAGGAGTTCCGGGCCCGACGCGATGCCCTCGTCCCGGCGCTCGCATCGATCCCCGGGTTCCATCTCGCTCGTCCCGACGGTGCCTTCTACGCATTCCCTTCCTACGACCTTCCGCTCTCCTCCACCCAGTTCGCCGAACGCCTGCTCATCGAGGAGCATGTCGCCGTCGTCCCGGGGATCTCCTTCGGGCCGGCGGGTGAACGGCACATCCGCATCTCCTACGCCCGGCCCCGGGCCGAGCTCGCCGAAGGCGTGGAGCGGATCCGTCGCTTCGTCGAGCGGCACCGCGCGTGAGCGCTCGGCCCTCGCCGGACCGCTTTAGTAGCCGAGACCGATCGACCGCCCGATGACCTTCCCCTCCCGCGTGCACGATCTTACGGCGACCCTCCAGACCCACATGGCCACCTGGCCGACGTCGCCGCTCCCGGTGTTCGAGCCGACCGCCTTCAACGCTCGGGACGGCGTCGCGGGGGAGCGGATCGTCTGTTCGTCCCACACGGGGACCCACGTCGATGCGCCGTACCATTTCGTCGAGGACGGCCGGACCATCGACGCCATCCCGCCGGAGGATCTCGTGGGCCCGGCCGTCGTCTTCGATCTGCGATCGGAGATCGATGGCACCCTCCTCCGAAGGGCCAGCCTCGAACGGCATTGGCCGAAGGGCCCGGCTCCGGCCTTCGTCCTGCTGCGCACCGACTGGAGCCAGCAGCGCGCCCCGACCCAGCGCTACCTGTACGACTTCCCGGGCCTCGAGGTATCCGCCGCGAAGTTCCTGGTCGAGCGGGGGATCCGGGCGGTGGGCACCGACACTCTGTCCATCGACCCGTACGCGAACTCGGAGTTCGAGGCCCACAAGACCCTGCTCTCGCGCGGGATCTGGATCATCGAAGCGTTGGACCACTTGGACCGATTGCGCGAAGGGGTGGTGTACACGCTCGTCGTCGGACCCCTGAAGATCGGTGGAGGGAGCGGCGCCATGAGCCGGGTCCTCGCGCTCGAGTCGTAGGAGGCCGGCGATGGGCATCGATCTGGGACTCGCGGGGCAACGGGTCCTCGTTACGGGAGCGAGCCAGGGGATCGGATATGCGGCCGCTCGCGCACTGCTCGAGGAGGGAGCCCGCGTCGTGATCAACTCCTCCCAGCCGGAGCGCCTCGCGCGGGCGGTCCAGGCACTCTCCGCGTTTGGCCCCGTCCACGGGATCGTCGCCGACCTGCGCCATCCCTCGGATCTGGAGCGACTGATCGGTGAGTCCACGGAGAACCTCGGCGGGCTGGACGTGCTCGTCTACGTGACGGGCGGACCTGCGCCCGGACGCGCCATGGAACTCGATTACGCGGCCTGGCAGCGGGCCGCAGAACTGCTCGCGGTGAGCCCGGCCTACTTGAGCCGCCTCGCCGCCGAACGGATGATCTCCAACCCACGCGGGGGCCGCATCGTGCTCCTGGGATCGCTCACGATGCGCGAACCGATCCCGACCCTCGCGCTATCGAACGTGATGCGGATCTCCTTGCTGGGCCTCGTCCGCACCCTCGCGCGCGAGCTCGGACCCAAGCGGGTTCGCGTGAACGGGATCCTCCCGGGGTACATCGCCACGGAGCGGGTCCGGGAGATCTTCGAGGACACCGCTCGTCGCGAAGCGATCTCACCCGCGGAGGCCCGGGCGCGCCTGGAGAGGGAGATCCCGCTCGGTCGGCTCGGCGACCCCGCCGAGCTCGCTCGCGTGATCGCGTTCCTGGCGAGCGACGCATCGTCGTACGTCACGGGAGCCGTTCTCCCCGTGGACGGTGGGATCCTTCGATCCGTCGGTTAGGCGTCGGGAGGGAGCGCCTCACTCCGGAACTCCTCTCGTTCCGGTGCGAAGACATCGAAGACGACGGTCGCATGGTCGGGGTCCGCGTGCAACTCGTGGGGCACGTCGGGGGGAACGTAGTACGCGTCGCCGCGGACCATCTTCCAGGACGCGTCGCCGACCGTGAAGAGCCCTCCGCCCTCGAGCACGGTGCCGTACTGCGCGTGCGGGTGGGTATGCTTTGGGAACACGCTCCCGGGAGCAATGCGGTAGAGGACGAGCATCGCACTCGGTCCGTGCGCCAGGATGCGGCGCTGAACGCCGGGAAGTATCTCGTGCCAGGCCCCGGCCTTCTCGTGCCACAGCGGCATCCCCCGAGCGAGGCGCCCCCGCTATTTGGAGGGTGAGGAGGCGCATCTCCCGGGGGATTTCGGCTCGGCGAGGCATCAAATCCACGACGGGGTTCGTCCGATACGATATGCCCGGGTTCCCGCGACTCCAAGAGTCCTACGACATGGTCATCGTGGGCGGGGGCCACGCGGGGCTCCAGGCGGGATTGAAAGCGGCGCTCTTGGGTCACTCCGCCGCTCTGCTCGATCGGGGACCAAAGTACAGCCGGTCGTACTACGCGCCGACCATGGACAACATTCCCGGGTTTCCCGATGGGATCTCCGGCCACAAGCTCCTCGATGCCCAGATCGCGGCGGTGCGCAAGGTCGACCGTGAGGTCGGCTACTTCACCCCGGCCGAGGTGATGAGCGTCGAGCGCGCCGAGGACGGTCAGTACGCGGTGGCGTTCGACTGGCTCAAGCAGCGCCGGGTCACACGGGGCCGGGCCGTCATCCTCGCGATGGGGGTCGTCGACCGGATGCCGGTGATCGGAGGCAAGATCGATCCGATCTTCCCCTGGGCCAATCAGGCGATCGTCGAATTCTGCGTCCTGTGCGACGGGCACACGCTCCCGAACCGGTCGGTCGCGGTGCTGGGTCACGATGCGTTCGCCGTGCGATCCGCGATCGATCTCTTCCACTTCCAGCCGGCTTCGGTGGAGCTCCTCACGAACGGCCACCCCCTCCTCGAAGGAAGCGACGAGGCCGAGCGCGCCGATCTTGAGCGACGGATGGCCGAGCGCCACATCTCTCTCCACGACTCGGAGATCGTGGGGTTTGACGGGATCCGGGAGCAGCGCTTCCACGTCCGGTTCACCGACGGCTCCGTCCGACAGTACGACAAGGGGTTCAGCGCCCTCGGCTGGTACAACATGAACTCCCAGATCCCGCACTCCCTCGGGGCCCGGTTCGACGACGATGGGTTTGTCGTGACCGACGAGGATTGCCGGGTGCTATCCGATGCATCGGGCGAGGTCATCCCGGGGCTGTACTGCGTGGGGGACCTGCGGAACGGATGGAATCAGATCCCCGAAGCGTGGGCCACCGCGGAGCGGGCCGTGATCCATGCGTACTCTTGGTACCTGTAGTCCCTCCCGAGCGCCGGGGCCCTACCCGGGAGTGGCCGACGCGACGCGGGGTCGGGGCTCGGGGGGCGGGCTCGCAATCTGGAGCTGTCGCGAGAGCTCGGTGAGATCGGTGGCGATCGCGGAGGCGCCGGCGGCTAGGAAGCGGTCGGTCGACATGGTCGACGACTCGGACGGATCGGGAAGAACGGCGTAGAAGCGCACGCCCGCGCGCGTCGCGCACTCCGCATCGATCAGGTGGTCTCCGACGTAGAGCGCCCGCTCGACCGGGACCCCCATCTCCGAGAGGAGGTAGAGGAGGGCCTCGGGGGAGGGTTTCGCGGGGCCCGGCGCGCTGCGCGTCCGCATGAAGGAGAAGTACCGGTCGAGGTGGGTTCGGCCGAGGGCTTCGCGGGTGAACGGTTCCGAGCTGCGGGTCAACAGGCCCAGCCGGAATCCGCGCTCGTGGAGTCCCCGGAGGAGGGCCGGGGCCCCCGCACGGGCCGTCGTCCGGTCGAGCGCCTGCATCTCGATCCCGTCGATCAGCTTGTGGAACTCGGCCTCGAAACGGAGGATGACGGTGGTCGGTGTCTCGGAAGAACGCAGTTCGTCGCGGGCGCTCTCCAAGATGCGATGGAGCGGTTCCTCCGGGCTCAATCGGCCGGGGGTGACCCCGTAGCGTTCGGCGAGCCGGATCACTTCATGGCGCATCCGTCCGAAATCGTGACGCGACACCACGAGGGTGCCATCGAGGTCGAAGACGACCCCGAGGACGGGTTCGATGAACCGGGGCTCCGGGACGCGCGTGGGCATGGGTACCTCTCGGGGAAAAAATACGCGAGCGATGGTACGTATAGTCTTCCCTCCACCGGCAGGCCCGCCGGCGGGCGCTAGGTGCCGTTCGGCCGCTCGAGCGTCACGATCGATTCGCGCAGGCGGAAGGAGCGCCGCTGGCCGGAGCGCCGTTCGCGTGCGATGTCGACCGATCGGATCCGGAAGCCTACGGAGGCGCCGAGGCGGGCCGTGATCAGATCTCCGGGGACGTACGTGCCGGCGAGCAGCGAATCACCGATGACGAGGACGAATCGCCCCCCGGGCCGGAGCGAGCGGTAGACTCCCGATAGGATCGGAAGCAGGTCCCGGAAGTAGCGGTGGACGATCCCGTGCATGTCGTCGCGCCGGTAGGATCCCTTGCGCCCCGTCCGCTCCCGGATCTGCTCGAGGATCTCGGGGAGCCAGGGGTCCGGGGCGTCGTGCGTGGTCCGATACGCTCGCGTTTCCGCACGAGGCAGGTTGTCGCAGGCGACCTCCTCCCGACGCAACCTCGCGAGATCTGCGTACGAAGAGACGTACCCGAGCCACGCGAGGTCGATCTTGTAGTTCATGACGTAGTCCATCCCGTTCACGTAGGGCGGGCTCGTGAGCGCGAGATCCACCGATCCCTCGGGCAGGTCCATCGTTCGGGCGTCCCGCTGTTCGACCACGATCGGAGGGCCCCAGCGCGCGCGCTCGGGGGCCAGTGCCTCCAGATCGGACCGCATCTCGGCGATCGCGGTGCGGAACCGATCGAACGGGGATGGGCCGGCGGGTCTCGCCGGTCCGTACCCCAGGCACGGGGAGCGTCGCAGGTGGCTGGACGGGATGAGGATCCGGCCGAAGGCGAGGCGGCCCGCCTCGTCCTCGGGCCGGGTCGACTCGGGAAGGGCATCGCGCAGCCGGGTGAGTTCGTCCAAGACATCGGGGTCGAACTGCCGCCGGGTCTCGCGGAGGAACGGGAGGGCTCCGGGGGCCGATCGGCGCGCTCGCGCGAGCACCCGACGCCCGGCGCGCTCGAGCGCCGAGCGATCGAGCTCGAGCCGGCCCTTCACGCGCGCCGCGAGCGCCGCCGGCGCGAGCAGTTCGAACCCGATTGCGCGGGCTCCGGCACGGCGGGCCTCGATGAGCGTCGTCCCGCTTCCCGAGAACGGGTCGAGCACGGTCGCCGGGGCGGATAGCCCGGCATGGTCGATCACCGTGCGCACGAACTCCGCCGAGTAGCCCTGGACGTACGGCCACCAGCGATGGACCGGCAACTGATCGTTGGGTCGGAAGGTGATCGGACCGTCGTACGTACCGAGAGCGATCCCGTCCTCGTGCTCGAAGCGCTCCCGGAAGGCGGCCGCGTCCTCGAAATCCGGACGGCGCTCGAGGGTCTCGTAGTCGCTCAGCATCCATAGGCCACGCCCCATTCGCACGACTTCGCCGCGCGCCGCGAGTCGGTCGAGCTCCTCCTCCACCGCCGGGGAGTCGACCTCCAGTCTCCGGGCCAGTTGGCGGACGGTGGCCCCGATCGCCCCCGTCTCTCCCAGGGCGGTGCGCAACTCCGCCCAGGAATCCGCTATCGCGGGAGCCGGTAGTGCGACCACGGGGGCTCGCATCGGGGCGGGCGCTATGTCCCTATCGGTGTCGAGCGTTCGTCCGTCGCGTCGCTCGGCGATGCCGAGCCGGGCGCGGGGGGCGTGCGGTGGTAGGGCGTTCGGGGACCCCGCGGACGGCTCGATGATGGCGGAGGTGGAGCCCCTTGAGTTCTCGGATGAGGTCGTGTCGCATCCGACGATGCTCCTCGTGGAACGCACGGGCCCACGGCTCGCGCCGGTGATTCGGGTCGAGCTCATCGAGCCGCTGGGTGAGCACGTCCCGATCGTGGAGCTCTCCGAGGCGGCGCTGGACCGACGCCAGGCGGCGGGGGAACGTGGAGGACGGGGTTCCCTGGAGCGCATCTTGGAGATCGGACAGGTAGCGCCACCGGCGCACGCGAACGCGGACCTCGTGGAGCCGTTCCGGACTGGGCCGACGCATGGATCGCTTCCGTGCCCGACGCGCCGATCGCTCGAGGAGCCGCCGCTCCTCCTCAAGGCCACGGGCGATCGTCTCCGTGGTCGGAGCGGTGATCGAGCCTCCCAGAGCTACGGCCACCTCCTCGAAGAGCCCCGCCTGGCGTTCCGCTCGCAGGGTGGCTCGCAGGAGTTCGCGCCCCGTTCGAGTATCGTCCCGAAGGCGGCGACGCAGCGTCCACAGAGCGGAATCCGCGCTCGCCTCGGAGAGCGACGATCCGTCCAAGAACCGGTCCACCAGCGTCAGCGCAACATCGAGGTCCCGCACCTCCCCGACGAGCTGGGTCGCTCGGCGCAGCCGGGCATCCAGCGCGGGCCAGGCACGTCGGCCCGCGCGCCGACCGACCCGCGCTGCGACGCCCGCGAGCGTGCGCAGGCGGCGCAGATCTCGGTGAAGATCGTGCAGGTCCTCCGCCGTTGGGTGCGGCCGTTGGATCACCCGGTCGGTCGACGCGGTCGTCGTCGTGAGACATTCGCGGACGTACCGCGCGAGCGCGGCCGGCGAGAGCGATGACGTCAGGGACTTCGCCATGATGATGAACCGCTCCGGGGCCGAGGAAGACGGAACCGTCGCCTCACCGGGACGCACCGTGCCGGGGAGTAAGGCGTACACGGGGTGTGGACCCCGGGGCGCGATGATTCTTATTGAGGGGATGCGTACGGGACCGGCGTGGGCCGAACCCCGAGCGCCACGCTCCACCGCAGCGAAATCGGGCCGGGGGAGCGCTTCTCCCAATCGATCGGAGTGATCGACATCGGGTCGAACACCGGGCGGCTCGTCGTCTTCGATGCCGCCCCCGCCGGGACGGTCCGTCCGGTCTACGAGGCGAAGGAGGTGCCTCGCCTCGGCGCCGGTCTCGCGGCTGACGGCCGGCTCGCGTCCGAGGCGATCGAGCGTGGGGTCGCCGCGATGGAGCGGTTCGCGGGCACGCTCGAGTACCTTGGCGTGTCGAAGACCCTCGCCGTCACCACGAGCGCGGTGCGCGACGCGCCGAACGCGGGCGAGTTCATCTCCGCGGTCCAGCGGGCGACCGGGATCCTACTGCGCATCCTCAGCGGCAGCGAGGAGGCGCACTACGACTACCTCGGCGTGGCGAGCGCATGGGGGCTCTCGGACGATCTCATCTGCGACCTCGGAGGCGGCTCGCTGCAGCTGGTCCAGACGCGTGCGGCCCAGATCGCGAACTCGGTCAGCCTACCGCTCGGAGTCCTCCGGGTGACGCAGCGGCATATCGATCACGATCCCCCCAAGGACCGCGAGCTCGAGGAGCTGCGCGCCTACGTCCGGGACACCCTTCGGACCACGGTCGACGCGTTCGGCGGGACAGGCCGTCGCCTGTTCGCCATCGGAGGCACCATCCGCTCGGCCGCGCGGGCCGCGATCGCGCTCCGGGACTATCCCGTGCGCCGTGTCCACGGCTTCG includes:
- a CDS encoding DNA methyltransferase — its product is MVALPAPAIADSWAELRTALGETGAIGATVRQLARRLEVDSPAVEEELDRLAARGEVVRMGRGLWMLSDYETLERRPDFEDAAAFRERFEHEDGIALGTYDGPITFRPNDQLPVHRWWPYVQGYSAEFVRTVIDHAGLSAPATVLDPFSGSGTTLIEARRAGARAIGFELLAPAALAARVKGRLELDRSALERAGRRVLARARRSAPGALPFLRETRRQFDPDVLDELTRLRDALPESTRPEDEAGRLAFGRILIPSSHLRRSPCLGYGPARPAGPSPFDRFRTAIAEMRSDLEALAPERARWGPPIVVEQRDARTMDLPEGSVDLALTSPPYVNGMDYVMNYKIDLAWLGYVSSYADLARLRREEVACDNLPRAETRAYRTTHDAPDPWLPEILEQIRERTGRKGSYRRDDMHGIVHRYFRDLLPILSGVYRSLRPGGRFVLVIGDSLLAGTYVPGDLITARLGASVGFRIRSVDIARERRSGQRRSFRLRESIVTLERPNGT
- a CDS encoding aminotransferase class I/II-fold pyridoxal phosphate-dependent enzyme; translated protein: MFVDTIPDSPILTLMERIFRMRAAGETVIGLHIGEPDFDTPPGIRAAATRALEEGQTHYGSSQGTPELRSAIAERLARRHHIPARAEDVVIMPSKFAIYATILATTSPGDEVLIPNPTYLFEQAVRLAGATPVFVPLRENYGLDPAILEAAVTPRTRLIIYATPGNPTGHLMDRHDLQATIEIARKHQLILASDETYESLVYDGTHIASAALAYGAERVVTLGSFSKTFAMTGWRAGYAVAPPPVRARLVKVMEHTLTCIPPFVQEGCRWALEHTEPEAERFREEFRARRDALVPALASIPGFHLARPDGAFYAFPSYDLPLSSTQFAERLLIEEHVAVVPGISFGPAGERHIRISYARPRAELAEGVERIRRFVERHRA
- a CDS encoding HAD family hydrolase codes for the protein MPTRVPEPRFIEPVLGVVFDLDGTLVVSRHDFGRMRHEVIRLAERYGVTPGRLSPEEPLHRILESARDELRSSETPTTVILRFEAEFHKLIDGIEMQALDRTTARAGAPALLRGLHERGFRLGLLTRSSEPFTREALGRTHLDRYFSFMRTRSAPGPAKPSPEALLYLLSEMGVPVERALYVGDHLIDAECATRAGVRFYAVLPDPSESSTMSTDRFLAAGASAIATDLTELSRQLQIASPPPEPRPRVASATPG
- a CDS encoding SDR family oxidoreductase — translated: MGIDLGLAGQRVLVTGASQGIGYAAARALLEEGARVVINSSQPERLARAVQALSAFGPVHGIVADLRHPSDLERLIGESTENLGGLDVLVYVTGGPAPGRAMELDYAAWQRAAELLAVSPAYLSRLAAERMISNPRGGRIVLLGSLTMREPIPTLALSNVMRISLLGLVRTLARELGPKRVRVNGILPGYIATERVREIFEDTARREAISPAEARARLEREIPLGRLGDPAELARVIAFLASDASSYVTGAVLPVDGGILRSVG
- a CDS encoding cyclase family protein, with protein sequence MTFPSRVHDLTATLQTHMATWPTSPLPVFEPTAFNARDGVAGERIVCSSHTGTHVDAPYHFVEDGRTIDAIPPEDLVGPAVVFDLRSEIDGTLLRRASLERHWPKGPAPAFVLLRTDWSQQRAPTQRYLYDFPGLEVSAAKFLVERGIRAVGTDTLSIDPYANSEFEAHKTLLSRGIWIIEALDHLDRLREGVVYTLVVGPLKIGGGSGAMSRVLALES
- a CDS encoding CHAD domain-containing protein, producing MYALLPGTVRPGEATVPSSSAPERFIIMAKSLTSSLSPAALARYVRECLTTTTASTDRVIQRPHPTAEDLHDLHRDLRRLRTLAGVAARVGRRAGRRAWPALDARLRRATQLVGEVRDLDVALTLVDRFLDGSSLSEASADSALWTLRRRLRDDTRTGRELLRATLRAERQAGLFEEVAVALGGSITAPTTETIARGLEEERRLLERSARRARKRSMRRPSPERLHEVRVRVRRWRYLSDLQDALQGTPSSTFPRRLASVQRRLGELHDRDVLTQRLDELDPNHRREPWARAFHEEHRRMRHDLIRELKGLHLRHHRAVRGVPERPTTARPPRPARHRRATRRTNARHR
- a CDS encoding cupin domain-containing protein, coding for MPLWHEKAGAWHEILPGVQRRILAHGPSAMLVLYRIAPGSVFPKHTHPHAQYGTVLEGGGLFTVGDASWKMVRGDAYYVPPDVPHELHADPDHATVVFDVFAPEREEFRSEALPPDA
- a CDS encoding NAD(P)/FAD-dependent oxidoreductase is translated as MPGFPRLQESYDMVIVGGGHAGLQAGLKAALLGHSAALLDRGPKYSRSYYAPTMDNIPGFPDGISGHKLLDAQIAAVRKVDREVGYFTPAEVMSVERAEDGQYAVAFDWLKQRRVTRGRAVILAMGVVDRMPVIGGKIDPIFPWANQAIVEFCVLCDGHTLPNRSVAVLGHDAFAVRSAIDLFHFQPASVELLTNGHPLLEGSDEAERADLERRMAERHISLHDSEIVGFDGIREQRFHVRFTDGSVRQYDKGFSALGWYNMNSQIPHSLGARFDDDGFVVTDEDCRVLSDASGEVIPGLYCVGDLRNGWNQIPEAWATAERAVIHAYSWYL
- the carA gene encoding glutamine-hydrolyzing carbamoyl-phosphate synthase small subunit, yielding MPPAEPESALGGTLFLEDGSRFDGVGFGARARHVGEVVFTTGMVGYPETLTDPSFRGQILTFTYPLLGNYGVPRRGVVDSNGLPVGFESSSIQVRGMIARGLTAPHHWESVGTLPSWLEEEGVPGVCGIDTRRLTEHLRTEGVVRGIIDVGPPEDRPSSEELLREIAQAPSYADEKYMGAVSPRAPEILGGGRGPLVAVLDCGIKTSILRALIERGTSVLRLPYDHEVPARFEGRRVSGLLVGNGPGDPEQLARTVEELRRPSTRALPTLGICLGLQLIALARGASTYKMKFGHRGQNKTIVFPDGRALIVSENHGYAVDPKSFKPSGLRAWGMNPDDGTLEGLRDPRGNTFALQGHPEGHPGPQEAGFVFDQFVGKVKRRA